CTTAACTTACTTGCGTAGGAAGGAAGTTCTTAACTGGGAACAGAAGCGAATAGATATTTACTGCTAATACTCTCTCACCTATTAGATATTCTGTTGCTTTCTCTACGATAAATTATTCAAATATTTATAATGGCACGTTCAAAAGACCTAATCCATTCAAAATATTTATCTACAATCGTAAAATAAAAGCCGTGAAAATTTAAACAATTTTACGGCTTTTTAGTGTGGTGTAAGGAGACTTAATTTAATTACGATTATAAACCCATCTGACTATTAGTGAGACATAGGTAACGCAATTTGTAACAGAATTATCCTTCTATGACATAAGCTCCGTATTCCCAATCCTGATGTCTAATTCCTGACTACTGGTTTCTGTTTACTGCTAACTTCTAAAGGCAGGAAAATCGTCAAAACTTCCCCATAATGTGGACGCTGACGCACAATCAGTTTGCCACCAATCGCCTGAAACAAATGCTTGGTTGCGGCGATATTTAAACTAATCGTACCTGTTTCTGGTTGAAACATCAGCAATTGACCCAGAGCTTTACGAATTGGTGGCGTTGCAGGTGTGGCAGCTTTATTTGAATCTTTGCAGCCAAATTGGGGCGATAATTGTAACTTCAGTTGATCTCCAGCGGGGATAACCTGTACTTGAATATGGCTGCCGGCGGGTAAACTGCGAGTAAAATTTTCCATCAAACCAGTGAGTACCTGATCCAGCATGGTGGGATTACTCACCACTGTTGGTAGTTGTTGAGGTAAAACAACATTTAAAGTTAAGTTCCGCCGATGTGCTGCTTGTTCCCAACGGGGAATACTCTGCTGCAACACTTGATCTAAAGACATCGGCGTGAGTTGAGTTTTTGATGATTTTGTTGAGGTAGTAGTTTCCAGTTCTGCTGCCTTAAACAGCAACTCCATACGGTCAATTTGTTCAGTACATTCGTGATCGATAATTTTTAAGCGATTGATCACACTAATATCTAAGTCTCGCCGCTTCAGCAGTAGACGAGTCATGGTGCGAATAGTTGTTAGAGGTGTGCGAACTTCGTGAGCGAAGGCTTGGAGCAATTCTACATCAGGATTTGGGGATTGGGGATTGGGGATGGTGGGGCCCCCTCTGGGGATAAGGGGTAATGGGCATTGGTTATTCTCTTTGTCCAGCTTATCCCCAGTTCCTAGTGAAGAGTCCCTAGTTTCTTCTGGTTCTGTTAATTTCTGAAGTAACAACTGGCTAAACTGAATCATGATACGGTAGTCTGGTGCTACCGGAGAATACTGCTCTACTAATGCGTCCAAGCGGGCGAAAAATTCTGGATTAGCCAGCATTACTCGTGCCCCTAGCGATCGCCAAGCCTGCTGTACTACTTCTGGTTCAAAAGAAAATGAAAAGGTTTTTTTACCGTTTTTGTGGGTTGCTAAAACCAGTACTAATCTAAATTTATCTGTAAAAACCAAGCAAAATTGTTCTGCCCCTAGCGGATCGGCAGGTAGTAAGGGAAGTACCGATTCATGAGGAGCAATTTCTTCATCTACATACGCGTTGGTGTAACCCGCAGCAGACATCACACCTGGCATCTGAAATGGCATTAGTGCCAAGGGATTAAATGGTTTTGCCGTAAAAGTTACTGTTTGTAAACTTTGAATCAGTTTTGGTTGACTAAATAAGGGTGCTGGTGCGGCTAAAACTAATCCTTGGATTGTGTCAACTGAATCAGATGCTAAAGTATTTAATAGCAAATGTTCTGTCGCCGCGAGGCTGACACGCCATTGCTGCTCTGCTTTAGCAGGTGAAGATTCGGCCACACTTGATTGATTTTCAGCCAAGATTTCGCTCAGGCTTGGCAATATCCATTCGTACACAGGTTTTCACCCCTTAATTCAAGAGCGACTAACAGCGTCTAGGGTAGACATTTCACTACTACCTAAGAGGTTATAGCTATTTGTGTACTGATGACAGTGGTAGAACCGAACAATTCGGGGGCAATTTCCCCTAACTGCGATCGCATCTCTGACTTTTCACGGTATCTGGAAAAACTCTCTCCTGAAAGGCTACGGCATACACGGAAGTCTTTGAGCGATTGAAGAAGAGGCAGGGGGCAGGGAGCAGGAGAAGTATTGCCAACAATCTCTCTTTTGAGCTGGGGAAAGGTTAAAGGGGAAGGGGTAAGGGTTTGAATTTACCTTTACCCCTTCCCCTTTCTCCCAAAACCCGAAAAGTATTGCGACAAATATGGCTTTTGACTTACATCATGCTTGATATTTATTGTCAATTCATAATTGATATTATCTTGCTCAAACAAATAATTTGAATCGTGCTAGCTGATTTTCAATGGTTCCTGTGAGGATTTTATTCAGTTCTGTAGTGTCTTGGAATTGCAAAATTTGCTGTGTGGGTAAATCGAAAGAAAATTGCCCTTCAAAGTCTGGGCGTTGCATCTGCGCTAATAAAATCTGTTCAGAACGCTTACTTTGGATGGCATAGCCAATTTCAATACAGACATTCGGACTGGGAATTAATTGGGGGATTTCTTTACCATCAATAATCGCAATGGGCGCAGTGTCAGCGATAAATAGCAAACTCTTACGGATTTTTCGCATGATTGTGCGGTTAATTCGTAGAGGTGCGCCACTGGCACGAGAGGATTCTACTAATGTTAGGGGAAGGCGCGATCGCAAGTTTAAACTGTCCAAACTTTTTCGCAGTTCTTCTCTTAAAGCATCTGTCGCTGCCGGATATTCAGTTTGAGAAGATAAAAAAATCGTTGGTTCTAACTGAGCCAACACTGCTTGCTTGGTAAAATAAATTTCATGGCTAATTAAGTCAATGTTAGAAACACAATAGCCACCACTACCTTCAATATAAAATTCAATATTTTCCCCTTCCAGATAGCGCCCAAACCAAGTTGATTTCTTCACTTCGTCACTTTCTTCCAAAAAGTCTGCTCGCAATGCTGATTTCAACAGACTTTTTTTGCTTAAGCGAATGTCTGGCGGACGTTTTTCCAGTTCTGGAATCGGCTCATAATCTTGTAGATACCACGCCCTGAGCGCAATAATTGACATAAGACGCTATTTCAACTGTTTCTCGCTACTCAAATTAGTATAATCTTACACCCAGAGATAGACAATCATCTGCGATCGCAGATGATTGAATCAAGTTTGCTGATTTATCTAATTGCCGTAATCACATCTTAGAGTAGGCAATCAGCGACTCTAAGCAAGTAGAACTAGATTACCGAGAATTCTGTCAATAATCGCTAGGTTACTTGTGCTTTGACGAAGAAGCTGCCAGAGCGATCGCCAGTGGTAAAATTCGATGTTCCTGAATTTGAATCCTGGCATGGAGTGTTTCTGGTGTATCATTCGGCAGTACTGGTACTGCGGCTTGCATCAATATGGGACCACTGTCCATTTCTAAACAAGCTATGTGCGCTGTACAGCCAGTGATTTTTACCCCAGATGCCAAGGCTTGTTCTACAGCATGAATGCCTTTGAAACTAGGTAACAAACTAGGATGAATATTAATAATTTTATCAGGAAAGGCATCAATGAAAACTGATGTTAACAATCGCATCCAACCTGCCAAAATCACCCACTCTACATCGTAGCGCTGCAATGTCTGCACAATTTTCTCATCAAACTCTTCTCGGCTTTGATAGTTGCGGTGATTTAATAAAACAGTTTTTACACCTCTATTAGTTGCTTTGACGGCTGCTTTCGCCGAGGGATTATTGTAAATTAAAACTTGAATTTGGGCATTTAGCCGCCCATCTTGGATAGATTGGGCAACTACATCAAAATTGCTGCCATTCCCAGAAGCCATAAATCCCAGTTTTAAAGGGGCAATTTGTTCACAAACATCGCTAATGCTGGGAGAAACCAAGCTCAGGGTAGAATCAGGGCAGAGGGTCATAACAGCTAAGAGGGAAAATTATAGATGCCAAAAATATATATTAAGTCGTGGTTGGATAATGATACAGTAGCCGCCTAGATTTTTCTCACATAAGTAAGCGTACAGAATTAATTACAGTCATTGCGAACGCGAGTCCGTCTCGTAGAGAAGCAATCCCAGCCGCAAGCGAATTGCTTCATTTCGCAACTCTTAGAGACGTTATCACGTAGCAAGATCCCCGTAGGGGTACGCTACATTCGCAATGACATTGTGTAATTAATTTTGTTTATCTACTTAAAGTAAAATTTAATCCTTTATGTCATTCATAAAAATATATTGTTTCACAAATATTAGTAATGTACTCAACATCTAGAAACAAAACTGGGCTACAAGCTAAGAAAGTGGGTAACTCAAATTACATTTGTCAGCAATTTGTTACCTACCGAAAAAGGCGGGACGACAGGGGCTATGAGTGGTTTGCAGGGTTATGAGGTAGGCAAGAAGCTAATCTAGATCGGGTTCAACGCCTAGCGATCGCAATTGTGCAATCAACCGTTCAGTCCGTTGTCTTTCTTGTTCAGCCTGTTGTCTTTCTTGTTCAGCTCGTTGACTTTCTCGTTCAGCTCGTTGACTTTCCTGTTCAGTAGAAGTCAATACCCAATTAAGAGTCCCATCATACCACCGTAACCAGGGCTGTTCTACATCTTGATAGCGTCCCTGCCAGACACCTAAGCCTAATTCTAGTTCTGGTATCCAAAGACGTGACTCTGACAATGCTATCTCAGCATAACGACCACCATCTAATTTAAACACCCTTAATTTATATTTGTATCGATCAAATACTGCATAATAAGGCACACGTAGAATCTGCTCATATACTTCCCATTTTCCTGGTGGTTGCTTAATATCCCGCAATGTCTGCCCCAAATCTTCCTTTTCAGTGCCAGGAGACAGCAACTCAATCACAATAAAAGGGTGAACTCCCTCTTGCCAAACGACATAACTTAAGCGCAAATCCCGTTGTTCATAGAGACGGGAAACACCTAAAACGGCAAACCAATCCGGTCGTTTATGCCACAGTGGATAGCGCGGGTCATAATAAAGATTCAGATCGCTAGCAACAAATATTTCGTCGCTAGGATAATTTGGTGGACGAAAGGTTTCGTCTAACAGACGAGGTTGCAATAAATGAAACTGATCGGGCAAACCAGGCTCCTCTGGATCTTCACTGGGAAGATCATACATGGTCGGCAATACATCTTTTGGCGATCGCGGCGGGTCAGTTTGATACATCATAAAGCAGTCCTGATGATAAAACTCTCAGTTCTATTATGATTGAGCGCACTTTGAATAATTGAATCCAAAATCTAAAAAATCTAAAATTTCGATGTTTCTTCAAATAACACTAAACCATATTTCTCACCAGTCGGCAAAAAGCCAATTCCTCGATAAACTGCTTGTGCTGCTTGGTTATTATCACCTGTAAATAGGATGGCACGTTTGACTAAGAGCGATCGCGCATTTAACAACGAACCTGCTACCACACTTTTAGCGTAGCCTTTACCCCGCAATTCTGGCGGTGTCCAAACTCCACCAATTTGCACAATATCAGGTAGGCTGGCATTAAAGGCAGAGTAAGCAACTAGAGTATCTCCTGCTACCAAAACCCAATGCATAGCTGTAGCTTGACGAGCTTCTATTGCGAGACGGCAAGCTGAATGCGAACTGGTGGTTTCTATTTGTCCTAAAGCTTCCACGTTATAAGCAACGCACCATTCAGTGAGTAATTCCAACTCATCTGGATGTGGTAAACGACACTGTACCTTTGCAGATGCTAAGGCTTGAGGTATTTGTAAATCTGGCAGTTTTAGAGAAAACAAAATCTCAGATTCATCAAGTTGAGTTGGTCGCTTGCTAAGTCCCAAAATGCTTTTTGTCGCTTCAACTTGTGCTGCTGGCCCGCTAATTCCAGAGATGGCACGTCCAGATTGTGTCACAACAGCTTGCACCACCTCTGATAAATATACAGGGGCCTGGACTATTACCATCCCATTCCAAAAGTGGGCTGCAACTGCAACTATAGTTTCATCTATGTAGGCTGCTATGTAAGTTCCTTGAAATCTAGCGCCTTGGTCAAGCAGTCCCGCCGCTCGCCAATTAGAGCGCAAAAACATAGAAGTATCAGTGTGTTGCAAGAGAAATGCTTCCAACAATACTTCATCTCCAGGTTGCAGAGTTCTGAAAGTAGGCACAAAAAACTCCTGAGCAAATATACCAGACGATTAGAAATCGCAGCGACACAAACCAAGTCTGCCTACGCGGACTCAAAGAATTTTAAACCCACGGAGGTGGGTTTTGTCTGTATAGCTGCGTTCGCCCTTGGCGTACCGGAGGCATCATTCCATTCGCCAAGGCTAGGTGTGGTTTTAACCTGTTTCAACAGGTGTTGAACCCTCATAAATTGGCAAAGGTATTGGTAGCGGTAGATTATCTTTATCATAGAGGACTTTTAGATGTCTGCTAAACTGTTCCTCAACAAAATAGCTGCTAGAAAATTCACTTGCAAAAGAAACTTGATGAAAATGGTAATCTAAATTCAACAAATTGTAGACAAGTCTTAAAAAATAATCATCTATCCAAAAATCTACATCAAATAGTGAAATACCGTATTTTCCTTCTAACCGACGATTTAAAGTTTTCAGTAACCAAGACCATTGAGGTTTGAGGGTCGGATCGATACGATTACCAAATACAGGATTAAAAAACTGATTTACTTGAGTTGTTCTAACATCACTCACTTTAGTTAATAAATCCGCCGCATTAATGGGAGATGAATTGAACCAATAGTTAGCAACTACTAAATCATGTAAATAAGCAACTACAATTTTCGGATTTTCTTTAATAAACTGTGAGCGACAAACAATTCCTCTGATTGATGGAATTCTTAAACTAGTTGTTTGAGATAAAGGTAGTTTTCTGACAAAAGCATAAGCTTCTAAAATTGAGGCAAAAGTATGACAGCACACGTAAGCATCTATAGTTTTATTTGCCAAACTTTTGCTGGCTTTCCGAGGATCTTCATTCACTAACCTGCAATCTTTACTGACATCCATATCATAGAGATCAAAAAGAGTGATGATGAACCTATGAGCATTTGAACCAAATAAAGTGGAAATTCGTTTACCTTTCAAATCTTGGACAGTGTTGATCGGAGAATCTTTATGCAGAACAATATTTATATCTTGACCCAAAATATTATAAGAAGCAATCCCAATTAATTTAGAACCAAAACTTAAATCATCAAAGAATTGGCTACCATTATTCAAAAGAGAAATATCATCTAAAATACAAATATCTAGTTCTCCCCGTTTCATCTGACGGTTCATTTCTTCCCCAGAAGCAAACGGCATAATTTGTAACTCAAAATCTCGATTAATTTCAACATTTTTGAAAATAGCCTGTTCTAGTGATGATGCTCTCTGTAAATCAGAAATATACTTAGTTCCATACCCAGCAATAAACTGTCCTATGGAATCCCTCTGAATACCTATCCTCAGAATATTTTCCTCTTTTGGAGAACCGCTACCTAAAAATAGATTTACATTGGGTAAACTTTCTAAGTTATCTTGATCGAGTCTAAAACTTCTCACCAAACTCTCTGCGGATATTAACAATTCACTAAAGCGAGGAACATGAAGATAAATTCCATATTCATTAACATCTTGAATCGGAAAAATTAAGGCTTCGTATTCAGATATTATATCAGCTTGACAAAAGTCAGGTAAAATCGTTAGTTTTTGATTTTTTGCAGCATAGTTGAGTATATCTTGATAACTATGTAGCACTTGTACGCCACTTAATTTATTTATCAAAAATCCATTTTTAGATAGCTCCTGATGAACCTCGTCTAAAAGTACAACATCAGCTAGATCGATATCATTTATTTTAACCAAGCTACGCTCATTGAGATATTTACTGGCTCCAAAGGATACCAACAGCATTTTATGAGTTGTTAATCTAGTGCAATGGTGTTCTTCTTTATATCCAGCGCAACTGTTGAGCAAGAGATCCATTTCTATGAGTTGAGAATTTGAAAAAAAGCTGCTATCTTTAACTGCAATCTCTTTAATATTTCTACCCGGAAAACAAAGCTGAAATCGCTGCAAATATTGTTGGAACCAGACTTCTAAAATTAAATTAGTAGCTCCCAATGTCAAATCTTCGCCCTCGGCGCTAAATGTTGCCTGAAATTCTTCTTGCAGATTTTCTACAGTTTCTACGACATTAAGTGTCTGGGAAATCAATTTCTTGCCTTTATTAGTCAAGCATATAGAGCCAGGAGAACGATTTAGAAGAATTACTCCGAAATAATCCTCTATTTGTTTGACTTTTTTACTAATTAACGCCTGACTATATCCTAGCTTTTGTGCGGCTTTTGAAAAGCTACCACAGTCATCTACTGCTTTTAAGATTTTCAGGTGATTTAGGGTAATGTCTTCGAGTTTAATCTTATTCATGCTAGGTAAGGCAAGATTTTTAACTACAATGTAATTAAGCTACTCTGCTCTGCATATTCGGAAATAACTAGTTTGTGAAAGCGAATAGTATCTTCCAACATAGATTCAAATTTGAGTACTATTAAGTCAACGCCAACGGCTTCGTATTCTTTCAGACGGTTGATAATAGTATAGCGATCGCCAACCAGTTGAGCAGATAAACCGAGATTGGCTTCGATGGTTTGACTGATATCTAGTTTGTTGTGGGCAACTACGTTAGGATCGATTTGCTCTTGAAAGTACTTAATCTGCTCCTGATCGGCAGAACGATAAATTGCTTCTAATCTAGCTTCGGCTTGGGCAGTATATTCACGAAGGATCGCAAAGGCACTCATTGCCACTTTAATCTGACGACCGTAACGATCGCTAGCCAATGTTTTCACTTTCTGCACCAATGCTGCCGTTTTTTCAGGTTCATCAGCATTGATAAATAGATAATCTCCCAGGCGAGCCGCTAAGTTAATCGCCCTGTCTGATTCCCCAGCAATGAAAATAGGTGGTGTTGGTGTCGGCTGATCTGCGAGAATACCACCCTTAATGGTGTAGTATTTGCCAACATAGTTAAAGTCTTCGACTGTCCACAGCCCCTTGATTATATCAATGTACTCTTCTAATCGCGCGTAGCGATCGCTGTGAGGTAGCCAGATATCTCCATAGCTTTCTACTTCTAATTTCCACCAACCTGCAATCCCACTGAGAGCAAATCTGCCATTACTCAGTTGATTTTGAATGTTTGCACTCAAATTGGCAACCACCGCAGGCAGCTTAAAACCAGGTTGTACAGCCGCAACAATCTTGATCTTCTTGGTGTTCAAACTTGCTAAAGCTGCTGTAATCCAAGCATCAGCAACATTATAGTTAGGCCCATGAACTGCATTTAAGTAATGTTCAGGAATGTAATAGAAGTCATAACCTAACTCGTCTGCCTGAACAGCCAGTTTTACCAAATCTTCTGTGGATAAATTAGCCTCATGGTTGATAACCCGTAACCATCCACCACAGACCGGCGACCAAATTCCAAACTGAAGCGGCATAAATGTTTTTCCTGTGCTTTTTTTTACGAGGCATCAACTAAACTACGGTATCTACATCTTTTTACCGTGATTTAGTAGTCCACACTACCACATTTATTTCTGCTGTGTACAGTTGCAGATGATACATGAAAGTCAGTTGTCTATCACGATATGGAATAGCATAGACATTTTATCGAGTCCTGATTCCTGATTGTCCTGACTGAATCAGGATAATAGCCATCTAATATAAAAATAATTAAATACTCAGCAAAAATGGGCTGTATTCCAAAATGGAATACAAAAATGGAGTTTAAGTATATCGAGTCACGACATCAGAAAAATTGTTGTGATAGAGTCTGATTCATTCAGAACTACGGTAGTGCGATCGGGTTATGGTATATTGTTGCCATCAGAGATTTGTCTACTTGTAAACTCAGAGTAGTTTCCAACCGCTCTCAAGCTTTCGATTTTGACTAAGATTTTGCCCTATCAAGTTTTAGCTGATTTGTTAGTGATGACAAATCCGGCTTTGTTGCATCACTTGCAAACTTAGATAAATAACCAAGCAGTTTCAATTACAAACGCACAATTATGGTAGATATTAAATTCGCATACTGGATTCCCAACGTTAGCGGTGGGTTAGTTGTTAGTAAAATTCCCCAACGCACAAATTGGACTTATGAATATAATGCTCAACTAGCTCAGACGGCTGAAGAAGTTGGGTTTGAATATGGTCTAGCACAAGCCAGATTTATCGCCAGCTATGGTGCTGAGTACCAGCTAGAGGCATTTACAACCGTGTCCGCTCTAGCTCCAGTCACCAAAAAATTAAAGCTAATTGCAGCAGTTCACCCTGGATTGTGGCATCCGGGAGTAGTTGCCAAAATTGGTGCAAGTATTGATTTTCTCTCTAACGGTCGGTTTGCTCTGAATGTAGTTAGCGGTTGGTTCAAAGATGAATTCACTATATATGGTGAACATTGGTTAGATCATGACGAACGCTATCGTCGTTCAGAAGAATTTATCCGCGTTCTCAAAGGTTTGTGGACTGAGGATGAGTTTCACTTCAAGGGCGACTTTTACCGCATTAACGGCGGTTGGGTGAAGCCTAGACCAGTTAATCAGAATCCCCACCCGGAGATATTCCAAGGTGGTAACTCCAAAGCAGCGCGGCGGATGGCTGGCCGCGTCTCCGATTGGTATTTTATGAATGGCAACACCATAGAAGGTGTGAAAGAGCAAATTGAAGAAGTATCTGCATTAGCTCGTCAAGAAGGACGCACAATTAAGTTTGGTCTGAATTCTTTTATCATCGTGCGAGATACGGAAGCAGAAGCCCATGAAGTATTGCGCGATATTATTGCCCAAGCCGATGTAGAAGCCGTGAAAGGATTTGGCGAAGCGGTAAAACAGGCGGGATCTGCAACTCGTGAACGTGAGGGAATGTGGGCGAATTCCAATTTTGAAGACTTGGTGCAGTATAACGATGGCTTCCGCTCAGGCTTGATTGGTACGGCTGAACAAGTAGCTGAAAAGATTCGCCAGTTCCATGAAGTGGGAGTTGATTTAATTCTTGGTGGCTTCTTACACTACTCAGATGATTTACCAGCATTTGGTAAGACAGTAATCCCACTTGTGCGCGAACTTAAATCTAATCGTCGGACATCTGATGAGTTAGTTGTAGTGTAGATTAACACATACTTTATAAGAGTGGGTTTTGTTGAGCCGACGTTGCTGAATGAAAGTATGATTTTTTTGGGCTACGCGTAGCTTGCTTCCTCGCAGGGGTACGCTAACACGCAGAGGCGTAGAGAGTAAGAGTTTGATAAATGGAATTTTTAATTTTCATACCTCAATTCAGCAACGCCATTGAGCCAAACTGTTGAGATCACGGCTAAACCCACTTCTACAGCAACTAGCGAAACGCTACGCAGACATCAACACCTAATTGCATAAACTTCCTAAATTCGGGATAACTCTGCGTACCTCCGCGTTTTCCTTAGCGTTCCTCTGCGTTTAAAGATGATCAATCACAATCAAGGAGTTTTACCATGACATCAGTAATTAATACTGACCAGAAGGCGCATATTATTCGGGATGACAAAGAAGCGATCGCGATCGCACACGAACTAGCAGCTGAGTTTGCCAAGGGAGACTCAGAACGCGACCAAAATCGACGTTTACCTGCTGAGGAAGTAGAAAAGTTCTCCCAAAGTGGATTGTGGGGAATTACAGTCCCGAAAGAGTATGGCGGTGCTTTTGTCTCAAGTGCCACCCTGGCAGAAGTAGTTAAAATCATCTCCGAAGCCGACTCTAGCCTCGGTCAAATTCCCCAAAACCACCTCTACATGGTGGAAGCAGTTCGGTTGGATGGTACAGATGAGCAGAAAAAGTTCTTCTTTGATTTGGTTCTACAAGGTAAGCGCTTTGGTAACGCCTTCTCGGAAATTGGCACAAAGTCTGTCACCGATGTGCAGACAAAGTTAACACCAGATGGTTCTGACTTCGTACTCAACGGACGCAAATATTACTCTGCTGGGGCATTACTAGCACATTGGGTTCCTGTGATTGCCAGTAATCCAGATGGTAAGACAGTGGTGGCATTTGTCGAAAGAGATGCCGAAGGACTAACCCTACTTGATGATTGGACGAGCTTCGGACAGCGTACCACTGCTAGCGGCACTACCATTATTGAAAATGTGAAAGTTAAAGCAGAACACGTGATTCCGCACTACTTAGCCTTTGAAAGGGCTACTCCAATGGGTGCGATCGCGCAAATTATCCAAGCCGCCGTAGATGTAGGAATTGCCAAAGCCGCAGTCCGTGACACCATCCACTTTGTCCGCAACTATACCCGCCCTTGGGTTGACAGCAATTTAGAAAAAGGCTACGAAGATCCGCTGACACTGTACAACTTAGGCAATGTCCAAATTCAGGTTCATGCTTCTGAAGCATTGCTGCGTCGTGCAGGCGAATTTCTTGATATTGCTAACGAGTCAGGTTTAGAAGAACCCAAGGTAGTTGAAGCATCGATCGCAGTTGCCGAAGCCAAAGCCTTAGCCACCGAGGCAGCATTATTAGCTACTAACAAGTTGTTTGAACTAGCAGGTACTAAGTCCACATTGGAGGAATTCAACTACAATCGCCACTGGCGAAATGCCCGCGCTCACACACTCCACGATCCCGTGCGTTGGAAATACTACGCTGTTGGTAACTACTTCCTCAATGGTGTCTACCCTCCACGTCATCCTTGGCTGTAATTGCCATATT
This Nostoc sp. C052 DNA region includes the following protein-coding sequences:
- a CDS encoding GNAT family N-acetyltransferase, coding for MPTFRTLQPGDEVLLEAFLLQHTDTSMFLRSNWRAAGLLDQGARFQGTYIAAYIDETIVAVAAHFWNGMVIVQAPVYLSEVVQAVVTQSGRAISGISGPAAQVEATKSILGLSKRPTQLDESEILFSLKLPDLQIPQALASAKVQCRLPHPDELELLTEWCVAYNVEALGQIETTSSHSACRLAIEARQATAMHWVLVAGDTLVAYSAFNASLPDIVQIGGVWTPPELRGKGYAKSVVAGSLLNARSLLVKRAILFTGDNNQAAQAVYRGIGFLPTGEKYGLVLFEETSKF
- the sfnG gene encoding dimethylsulfone monooxygenase SfnG, whose product is MVDIKFAYWIPNVSGGLVVSKIPQRTNWTYEYNAQLAQTAEEVGFEYGLAQARFIASYGAEYQLEAFTTVSALAPVTKKLKLIAAVHPGLWHPGVVAKIGASIDFLSNGRFALNVVSGWFKDEFTIYGEHWLDHDERYRRSEEFIRVLKGLWTEDEFHFKGDFYRINGGWVKPRPVNQNPHPEIFQGGNSKAARRMAGRVSDWYFMNGNTIEGVKEQIEEVSALARQEGRTIKFGLNSFIIVRDTEAEAHEVLRDIIAQADVEAVKGFGEAVKQAGSATREREGMWANSNFEDLVQYNDGFRSGLIGTAEQVAEKIRQFHEVGVDLILGGFLHYSDDLPAFGKTVIPLVRELKSNRRTSDELVVV
- the purN gene encoding phosphoribosylglycinamide formyltransferase, translating into MTLCPDSTLSLVSPSISDVCEQIAPLKLGFMASGNGSNFDVVAQSIQDGRLNAQIQVLIYNNPSAKAAVKATNRGVKTVLLNHRNYQSREEFDEKIVQTLQRYDVEWVILAGWMRLLTSVFIDAFPDKIINIHPSLLPSFKGIHAVEQALASGVKITGCTAHIACLEMDSGPILMQAAVPVLPNDTPETLHARIQIQEHRILPLAIALAASSSKHK
- a CDS encoding LLM class flavin-dependent oxidoreductase — protein: MPLQFGIWSPVCGGWLRVINHEANLSTEDLVKLAVQADELGYDFYYIPEHYLNAVHGPNYNVADAWITAALASLNTKKIKIVAAVQPGFKLPAVVANLSANIQNQLSNGRFALSGIAGWWKLEVESYGDIWLPHSDRYARLEEYIDIIKGLWTVEDFNYVGKYYTIKGGILADQPTPTPPIFIAGESDRAINLAARLGDYLFINADEPEKTAALVQKVKTLASDRYGRQIKVAMSAFAILREYTAQAEARLEAIYRSADQEQIKYFQEQIDPNVVAHNKLDISQTIEANLGLSAQLVGDRYTIINRLKEYEAVGVDLIVLKFESMLEDTIRFHKLVISEYAEQSSLITL
- a CDS encoding LysR family transcriptional regulator; this encodes MNKIKLEDITLNHLKILKAVDDCGSFSKAAQKLGYSQALISKKVKQIEDYFGVILLNRSPGSICLTNKGKKLISQTLNVVETVENLQEEFQATFSAEGEDLTLGATNLILEVWFQQYLQRFQLCFPGRNIKEIAVKDSSFFSNSQLIEMDLLLNSCAGYKEEHHCTRLTTHKMLLVSFGASKYLNERSLVKINDIDLADVVLLDEVHQELSKNGFLINKLSGVQVLHSYQDILNYAAKNQKLTILPDFCQADIISEYEALIFPIQDVNEYGIYLHVPRFSELLISAESLVRSFRLDQDNLESLPNVNLFLGSGSPKEENILRIGIQRDSIGQFIAGYGTKYISDLQRASSLEQAIFKNVEINRDFELQIMPFASGEEMNRQMKRGELDICILDDISLLNNGSQFFDDLSFGSKLIGIASYNILGQDINIVLHKDSPINTVQDLKGKRISTLFGSNAHRFIITLFDLYDMDVSKDCRLVNEDPRKASKSLANKTIDAYVCCHTFASILEAYAFVRKLPLSQTTSLRIPSIRGIVCRSQFIKENPKIVVAYLHDLVVANYWFNSSPINAADLLTKVSDVRTTQVNQFFNPVFGNRIDPTLKPQWSWLLKTLNRRLEGKYGISLFDVDFWIDDYFLRLVYNLLNLDYHFHQVSFASEFSSSYFVEEQFSRHLKVLYDKDNLPLPIPLPIYEGSTPVETG
- a CDS encoding Uma2 family endonuclease translates to MYQTDPPRSPKDVLPTMYDLPSEDPEEPGLPDQFHLLQPRLLDETFRPPNYPSDEIFVASDLNLYYDPRYPLWHKRPDWFAVLGVSRLYEQRDLRLSYVVWQEGVHPFIVIELLSPGTEKEDLGQTLRDIKQPPGKWEVYEQILRVPYYAVFDRYKYKLRVFKLDGGRYAEIALSESRLWIPELELGLGVWQGRYQDVEQPWLRWYDGTLNWVLTSTEQESQRAERESQRAEQERQQAEQERQRTERLIAQLRSLGVEPDLD
- a CDS encoding sensor histidine kinase KdpD; the encoded protein is MYEWILPSLSEILAENQSSVAESSPAKAEQQWRVSLAATEHLLLNTLASDSVDTIQGLVLAAPAPLFSQPKLIQSLQTVTFTAKPFNPLALMPFQMPGVMSAAGYTNAYVDEEIAPHESVLPLLPADPLGAEQFCLVFTDKFRLVLVLATHKNGKKTFSFSFEPEVVQQAWRSLGARVMLANPEFFARLDALVEQYSPVAPDYRIMIQFSQLLLQKLTEPEETRDSSLGTGDKLDKENNQCPLPLIPRGGPTIPNPQSPNPDVELLQAFAHEVRTPLTTIRTMTRLLLKRRDLDISVINRLKIIDHECTEQIDRMELLFKAAELETTTSTKSSKTQLTPMSLDQVLQQSIPRWEQAAHRRNLTLNVVLPQQLPTVVSNPTMLDQVLTGLMENFTRSLPAGSHIQVQVIPAGDQLKLQLSPQFGCKDSNKAATPATPPIRKALGQLLMFQPETGTISLNIAATKHLFQAIGGKLIVRQRPHYGEVLTIFLPLEVSSKQKPVVRN